The sequence ctttgcagTACTCCTGAGGCAGGTAAGTATACCTACCTATGTCCGATAAATAAAGATCTTATTAGCGGCacaactgtctgtctgtctgagagagagagagagagagagtgagagagtgagagtgagtgagacagtCTTAAAGAGAGGTAATTTACGTGCACATATGTGTGTGAGATTGAGTGTGTTATAGTGTGTGTCAGTAGGAGTGCATATGTGTGTGAGATTGAGTGTTATAGTGTGTGTCAGTAGGAGTGCATATGTGTGTGAGATTGAGTGTGTTATAGTGTGTGTCAGTAGGAGTGCATATGTGTGTGAGATTGAGTGTGTTATAGTGTGTGTCAGTAGGAGTGCATATGTGTGTGAGATTGAGTGTGTTATAGTGTGTGTCAGTAGGagtgcatatgtgtgtgtgagattgAGTGTGTTATAGTGTGTGTCAGTAGGAGTGCATATGTGTATTGTATTGTTGGCAATACATGCATTTGTGTGTATCTGTGCGTGGGGTATACGTGGGTATGAGTGCGTGGGGTGTACGTGGGTATGAGAGTGGGGTGTACGTGGGTATGAGAGTGTGGTGTGTGTATACATGCGCTCATGTATTCTCGTTCACATACAgacaatgggaggtaactctggttTACAGGCGTAGTGCACCTACAGACACATACTATCGTCGCCACTTGGATTGGAAATATAAACTCTAAGGGTGCTTCTCACTACATATTGGATATGACGTATTTTCCCAGAAAAATCGCACTGGAGGTTTTTGTTTGCCCACAGGTTTTATTTTCTCTAAGAAGGACCTATctcctttttttatttttttttgtaaagcCTCCTCCCAGGTTTTCCTTTTTCCTAACTCCATATCaacataaacgttcaaattcagATGctctgagtgtttgaaatcagctGAAAAATATCGTCATAGATCAAGTTGAGAGTTCAAACTTTTTCCCAAGCAGGAATGGCACCGTATCTGCTAAATTATTCATCGGATACTCCACCACTCGGCCGGCCATCGGGCCGACAAATACGCCAAGTTAATTACTAGTATCTGTTTATAGTTTGGCCTACTGAATTTACAGTGAATTTACTAGCGCTTCAGTGACTGCTCTGTAGCTTCATTACATGACCATCTAATTATCTATCACCGACGGTTTACATATATAACAAAGCACTTATCTTCGGTTGCTTCTCCCTACTCTTCGGTCTCGGGTCTTACCTTCCTAAACATAACCTGCCATTCACACTATTTCATAATGTCGAAAGTGATGGTTAGTTGTCCATCACCGTGTGGCAGTAAAGCGAACGTTTCATCCCCAGACAATCACTGTTGTCTCACGAGTAAtgagagagtgaatttagttttacgccgcactcagcaatagtacaGCAATGTCACGTCATGTCGAATGTGAAAGGTCGGCACACGACAGGTGTGGGACGACATCGTCATGACAACGAGaacaccagtgagtgagtttagttttacgccactctcagcaatattccagctatatggctgcgaactgtaaataatcgattctggactagacaatccagtgaccaacagcatggacatcgatctgcgtaattgctGATGTATTTAATGTATTTAAGATGCAAAGGTCAAGTAATTTTAAGAGCTGTTCATTTTGCCAATTTGTTTGATATGTTTCAGCGCCCTTCAAGCCTCACGATACAGGTAAGTGTACGCGAGACTTCAGACCATGTTATCATGGATAAAATTAATATGTCGAGTAAAGTGATAATTCTATATTATTGTAGAAACTCTTTACTGCAAgcttaaaatacaataaaatcaaatacaaacaatgtttccttctTAAAGTCTGAGCAATAACTTAGGGCTACATTGTGCAGGACTATACTGTCCTAAGTTGAAGCTTCTCCACCAGCTTCAGATGACGACAACTCAACTATAGACTTGGTCCCAttaattgtgagtgagtgagttaatatctaacgtcacatcggcaatatctctgccatatcgtgatgacCCATTAATTTAGATCGTTTCTCATCCGAGCTGTTTTGCCATATTTTGTGACTAGTTCATGTTTAACAGAAGATGAAGGTAATATAAATGCAGTAACAATGTAGAGATCAACAAGGATGTAGAACTAATTAGTTTGTTATTGTTTAGTATATGTGTCTGATAAACCAGGTCTAATCATCATATAACGTGTTTCAGTTCCCTTGATAGAAAAGCAGCCTGAAGTGAAGGAGCCGCAAGCGGAAAAGCCTCAAGCAGACCAGTTTGGTGAGTGCAGTGACCTGCTGTTGTTCACACGTCTGTTGGgagatgttttattttgaatgtATATCCAAATATTGATCTTGCTTCGTACAAAAATGTGGTTTTCTGATTGGCGGAGTGTTCTTCTATAATTTTTAATTTACCCCGTTGGGAATGTTGAACTTATTTGGaacttcgtggtagtaattcttttTCTGTAATAACACGGAATAACGTATAATGTGCAGTAATTACCGAGTTTGCAAATCAGTGGAAGGGAAACTCTAAATCTATTTGTTTTCCTTTGTCGTCTGCAACATCTAGCGATATTtacgaaaaaaaaagaaatagataaatattggTCACTggtccagtgaacaacttataatgcaGTTTCAAGTGAAAATAATGTCTTCGTCTCTCCTTCGCTTCATTTGTTGAAATCTGAACATGTGACTGCTACTTATAGAACCAACGTTGAGGTTTGTATGACTCAGAAGTGACGtatattttgacagaatcaCCAGGAAACGATGACACAAACAAGAATGTTCCCGACTTGGACAAGCAGCCGAGAGGTATAGTGTGTGTCATTCGTTAACCAGGCATCTAACGTATCCTTGATGTCACAGTGAAGACGTTCTACAGCCCCCTGCCTTTAGGAATGACCAGGCTCTTAAGATGGTCATTGCTTTGGTTTGGCTTGTATGTTTTGTGGCTGGCTTTTAATAATTAGTATTGACCCATTCAATATGCAGGAGATGTGTGAAAAAGTCAGGATCTCAAATCAGGAAATGTGTAAATTTCCTGAATATTCCAGGATCTCTTCACTTTTGCtgatttgacacatttactgtaacaaaatacatataCGGCAATTTGAGACAGTAGATCTTAGACATTGCCACTTTGGTAGGGGAACGAATGTTTTCCTTCAACTACACTGTGGTTCAGTAAGGCGGCATTTCACAACTAAACCAATTACTATATTGTAACAAATGATGGTTCTCAGAAAATAATGGTACGACAAAGACGCATCATTTCAACAAGAATGTATGATTTAGTGGGACATTTCTTATATATGAGGTATATTTActaattctgttttgttttcttttttcacatCTAAAAAGATCTGCCATCCAGGGAGAAAGATATCAGCGACCTGTTCGTCGAAACTAAGGGTTTCCGAAAGGTTAAAGAAAAGTTGGAAGCttctggtcacgtgacaataaGCGGTGCCCCAGGAGCAGGTAAAACCTCCATGGCCCTGATGCTGGGAGCTGAATACAGGAAGCAGGGATATGAAGTGGTACTGGCAGAGGATGCTGGTACTTTCCAGTTGGCTGATTGTCTGTGTAAGGGCAAATACGTCTGTGTCATATTCGATGACATATTTCAGAACGTTGGGCCATCCATGGATGTGCATCGCCTGAGACAAGTTCTGTATCAGCTCCATGGACATCTTGAACCCTGGAAAACCAAGCTGGAAAGAAGATACAAAATCCTTCAGCAGACACCAGGAACCGAACAAAGAAGAAACGATCGTCCGAACTTGTACATCATATTCACCACAGATTCTAAAAACCTTGAACATGCAATTCTAAAACTCAAAGAACCTATATTGTTTCAAAAGTCCTCAGTTGTGGACTTGGCCAAGTTGCAGAGCCCTGAAGAGAAAAAggccatatggctgaaacacaAAAGTCATTACGACTGTAAAACTGAGGTAGATGTGAACATAATTATTGCCTACAAGGAGCTGATTGGTTTTCCTCTGGCATGCAAACTTTTTTCAAGATATGATGCCTTTCAAAAACACAAAGAATCGTTCTTTGAAATGCCTAAATTTCATCTAAAACAGGAACTGCATAAGAACATAAATCACCTTGACGATCAGTCAGTAGAGTACCTGTTGAGGTCACTATGTGAAGGGGAACAGAATAAAGGAAAACTCCACAGTGGATATGACAACAAAATACAAGACACACATCCGAAGAATGTGTTAGCTCTTGTCTCATGTTCCCACCCTCTAATAATTGACATGTGCCTGTCTGCCATATTGGATACTAAACCAGAGGTGTTTCTTCACAACTGTAGTTTAAAGTTCATCTGTGAGCATGtacgtgatcaacagcatgacactGTACCTGGAGAAGAGACTGTCATATATTTCCCAGGTGCTCACAGTGACGTCATTACCGCCAGACTGGCTGAAGCTGTTGCTGATGGCACTTTCAGCAGCTACATCATGCATCCCATCTGGAAAAGGGAAGAAGTTGCAGACAAAGTGTATCAAATGCTTGGAAATGAAGGCACTATGTCGTGTGAAACTAAGCATGGAATTCTCCACTATGCCTGTTTCCTCGGGAACAACAGCTTCATAGAACGACTCGTCCACCACTGTGACATCAACAGACGTGCTGTGAATGGCTGGACGCCAGTTATGTTCGCAGTTACTGGAGGACAGATGGATAGTATGAAACTCCTTTTGAATCATAAGACTGATGTCACACTGTGTGATGCCGCGAACAATGACCTGTTACATTTGGCTTGTCaatatggaaatgtttcacTTGTCAAATATGTTGAACGGAAGCTGAAGAAAAATACTGCTTGGCATGTCAACAGCCGGGGAATGGATGACTTGACACCGATTATGTATTCAATTGTCTCCGGCAAGAATGATCTCTTTGATTATCTAGTCAAACAGGGCGATTTAACCTTACGGGATAGCAACAACAACACTGTTCTTCATCTGGCATGTTTGTATGCAAGCGAAGCCGTTGTTAATTCGTTGTTATCATCAACAGACATAAACAGTCAAGGGAAAAACGGCATGACGCCTGTGATGTGTGTTCTGTTCTCAGGAAGGATGGATATGTTCGACCTTCTCGTGTCAAAGAATGCAAACACGTCATTGACAGACGATGACAACAACAATCTGCTCCATTTAGCCAGCCTGTCTGATGACATACCCGACATTCTACTGAAACAGATAGACTCTGATATTCAAGGAAATCACGGTTGGACACCCCTAATGAAGGCAGCTGCCAATGGAGCAAAACATGCATTTGACCAGTTAGATAAAGTTAAGGCTACTCTATACCCGAAagatgacaacaacaacaatatccTTCACCTGGCTTGTCATGGTGGACATGCCTCTATTGTGAAACACGTACTGACAATGTATGACGTCAACAGTCGTGGAAATAAAGGATGGACGCCAGTTATGTATGCTGTTGCCAGTGGGTCGAAGGACGTGTTTGACCTGCTGGTGTCTGAGGGGGGTGATGTATCCTTGAAGGATGACTACGGCAACTCAGTTTTCCAACTAGCCTGTATAGGCGGGAACCTATCCATTGTGGAATGTCTCTTGTCAAATTCTGAAGTCGACAGTTCTGATTACCTGGGGAGGACTGCACTTATGAAAGCTGCTGAGTCAGGTCATATACATGTGTTCAAATTTCTTGTGTCACAAAAGGCTGATCGTAAACTGACTGATGACTTCAATAACACTGTCTTACATTCTGCATGTGAGGGAGGGAATGTAGCCATTCTTGAACATTTGCTGACAACAGTTAACCTTAATGTGAGGGGATTAAATGGCTGGTCACCAGTTATGGTAGCAGCTCGATTTGGAAAGCTTGATGTTTTCAGTTTgcttgtttcaaaagaaatagaCCTGACTCTGATTGACGACCACGGTAACAACATACTTCACCTCGCATGTCAGTGTGGAAACAAGTCGATCATAGAGCACCTGCTTCCACTGTTTGACATCAACAGCCGTGGACAGGATGGCAGGACGGTTGTGATGTATGCAGCTATCAACGGAGTAAAGAGTGTGTTTGATCTGCTTGTCTTAAAGGGAGCTGATACATCGCTGAAAGATTATC comes from Haliotis asinina isolate JCU_RB_2024 chromosome 13, JCU_Hal_asi_v2, whole genome shotgun sequence and encodes:
- the LOC137259989 gene encoding serine/threonine-protein phosphatase 6 regulatory ankyrin repeat subunit B-like, which codes for MVAFRAAQILSLLALMFEANGQKNCEWGKYGENCNKECPSTCVTNPERKLKHCQKETGRCSEGCVKGWFDDLCDEACSKNCLENTCNRQNGICTYGCIATYRGDFCDVIVTTTTATNTAVITTAAPDDNNLAAILVPVFLIIIIVFMILAVVVFRLRSRRRREKKRRYPYNEYSTPEAAPFKPHDTVPLIEKQPEVKEPQAEKPQADQFESPGNDDTNKNVPDLDKQPRDLPSREKDISDLFVETKGFRKVKEKLEASGHVTISGAPGAGKTSMALMLGAEYRKQGYEVVLAEDAGTFQLADCLCKGKYVCVIFDDIFQNVGPSMDVHRLRQVLYQLHGHLEPWKTKLERRYKILQQTPGTEQRRNDRPNLYIIFTTDSKNLEHAILKLKEPILFQKSSVVDLAKLQSPEEKKAIWLKHKSHYDCKTEVDVNIIIAYKELIGFPLACKLFSRYDAFQKHKESFFEMPKFHLKQELHKNINHLDDQSVEYLLRSLCEGEQNKGKLHSGYDNKIQDTHPKNVLALVSCSHPLIIDMCLSAILDTKPEVFLHNCSLKFICEHVRDQQHDTVPGEETVIYFPGAHSDVITARLAEAVADGTFSSYIMHPIWKREEVADKVYQMLGNEGTMSCETKHGILHYACFLGNNSFIERLVHHCDINRRAVNGWTPVMFAVTGGQMDSMKLLLNHKTDVTLCDAANNDLLHLACQYGNVSLVKYVERKLKKNTAWHVNSRGMDDLTPIMYSIVSGKNDLFDYLVKQGDLTLRDSNNNTVLHLACLYASEAVVNSLLSSTDINSQGKNGMTPVMCVLFSGRMDMFDLLVSKNANTSLTDDDNNNLLHLASLSDDIPDILLKQIDSDIQGNHGWTPLMKAAANGAKHAFDQLDKVKATLYPKDDNNNNILHLACHGGHASIVKHVLTMYDVNSRGNKGWTPVMYAVASGSKDVFDLLVSEGGDVSLKDDYGNSVFQLACIGGNLSIVECLLSNSEVDSSDYLGRTALMKAAESGHIHVFKFLVSQKADRKLTDDFNNTVLHSACEGGNVAILEHLLTTVNLNVRGLNGWSPVMVAARFGKLDVFSLLVSKEIDLTLIDDHGNNILHLACQCGNKSIIEHLLPLFDINSRGQDGRTVVMYAAINGVKSVFDLLVLKGADTSLKDYQNNSVFHLACLGGNKSIVEQLLLHADINTLEDSGRTAIMKAASASNKSVFDFLVSKNADVEVIDDYRDTVLHSACKGGEMMIVQCVLQMLDVNTRGKEGLTPVMMASSFGNRHLFNMLVSQQADLTLTDDQGNNMLHLACQGGNRSIIMHLLPLFDVNARGQNGRTAVMYAALNGVKNVFDLVSKQADMSVADDYNSTIFHLACRGGNTSMAEYLLQQSDINHRGFNNRTAIMEAALAGKPNVFHLLVSKEAELNLTDDYNDNVLHFACQGGDTAIVKYLLKMMDINAKGRNGCTPVMHAAWAGQKNVFSLLVSQSVEMELLDRSRNNLLHLACQGGNTPIIKYLLPRFDINSPGEDGWTPIMMAALSGKMDAYDVIASHGGIPSLTTPQNDTVLHAACQGGNKAIVRKVIDGFGINTRGKNGSTPLMRAVVGGHMSVMKFLMSRGADHTLVDKDGLTLLHFACKFGHLDIVKHISDKFNIDTQDNGGLTCIMTAVLYGKVAVFDYLRGRGADLSVVDSTGDDALNIALKVNCRRIIETLMSGGESERNVKPLDDIMRSIVRCDVYHLTMYKPDRA